The DNA window tagataggattttgtaatttcatttatgttttaacttgtaattttcattttgatgtaatgatagagccgcgAACCGGAGCCTcaatgggacctcactcgactctccaactcgattgtccttcttccttttgtttctttcctgtgaataatggtcgggtcaaaattctgtctcattgtctacttctttgtatgaaaacactttgtgtttacatacaaagaggggcatgatgtggACACGCAATTTTGTCCATCCCAGAAAGtgtttttgtctattttttaccttatcctaccgtgtacacCCAACCATATAAtcataacaaattttatcttgttttaatcctatcctaacaacctcaCCAATTAAAAGAGGACACATTACCACCCCACCCCATACCCTACCTCTACCCTACCTACCCTATCCCTACCCCACCCATTTCCCTTCATGTTTTTCCACTGGTCAACATTTATACACAATCACACAATACACAAAGAAGGGGACACCAAAAAAAAGGGGAGCACACACAAACTCCATTTTTCTTCTGGAAGCTCCATTTTGGTTTCATTTTTGATTCATCGAGAGCATACGTGCACATACTATCTTCTTCTCCACTAATACACACAGCTCACCCTCTAAATTCACAGACCACCAATCAATTGTCCATCATCTTCCATTTTTTATTCACAGAAACCATTGCACGGAGGAGAGAAAAACCCAGGGATCTCCTTTTTTGTTGATTGACTCACACGCACACAAAGACGCCATAGTTAATACCCTCACGGATCCTCACTCTCAACACAGAAGAAAATTGCACACATACACtgattaaaattcataaaaaatatagtgaaaaatagtgagaaaagaagtgaaaatgggtaagataaagtaaaaaaaatcgaGGGAAATAACAGATCTCAGGTCGACGATCACTATTCCAGTGACTGGGTCATCGAAAAAACATCAAGCCACTCAAAACTCGCCGGAATTGACCTATTCCTATCGGTTCTATCACTGTTAGCTCACCAGAGTTCACGTTGTAAGGTTTCTCAGtttttttttgccaaaaatcGGGTTCGGATTTTGACGTTGGTTTTTGATACCGGGCTGGAGTAGTTCATTTTGAGATTCTCCATCGATTTTCAAACCCGATCGGGTTGTATTTCTCTAAACCGAGTCGAGTTTGGTCGTGGTTGAGGTTTGGGGTTTCCAGATGTGAACTCTCTTATTTGAATAACATTGAGTtcgaaagcttcaaattgaggcccaattctactctttcactcttttatttcacTATTGATGATACTTGGGGCATCGTATTGAATGTTGTGTTGATTGATCTTGATTGGTGGTTGAATTGCTACTTGTTCgatttgttgttgattttcttagaTTAAAAAATGTGGAAATTTGGTATTAAAAGGAATTTGGGGTGGAATCGAGAAGTTGATAAAATAGTGAATTGAGTTTAACATtggttttactattgtttttgtttaatttagAATAAGCATGAATGTGGATCGAAACGTGATAGAATCATGACatattgaaatggataggcaaagtgtaggtttgggtaggcaaatttagagatatttttgaatgttgaaaGTTTGAATGTATGTGTGGTAAATGTCTTATAGTTTATCGTAGTTGATTAAGTGTATTCATTCAGCCAGGGAATGGCGcgaggtttcatgtatttattcatcgggaaATGTCCCGAAGTATTATGTACTCGGAGGATGTCCATGACGAAGGCTCAaagcatcgggtaaagcattggagcgtagactaggactagtttagaataggatttatattttagcatttttttgttttggtttgtaataattggactggaaattatgattttggatttgttttattttgttggtttgattgattgttttatgtggtttatacatttttagtgtcaaaattagccgatattctccaccaagcgaccatggttgaaccatgggatctaggggtgcctaacaccttccccttagtcaacagaattccttagccggaatctctgtttgcaaactagttttaaagagtcaaattattttcaaaaggattttccaaaggtgacttggcacacaagattatgccaagtggcgactctgagttttgaatgtaaaagtaatcctttttaaaaattttttttaaccttttgtcactttaataataaaaacccctttcaaacttaaaaatgaaatcttttgggagttaaaaaaagggtgtgaaaTTACCCATTCATGTGGAACAACATGTGTTGATAGACAAGTAACTATACTTGACATGTTGACCTGCTTTGAATCATGTGCATCTTTGTTCAGCAATGCCATGATCTTTCTGTACTCTTCATCTAAGAAACCTTGTCCTCTAGCTATCATTGCATTATTGATATCCTTTCTCCCTTGACCAACTTGACCATTAGATGAGCCTGCTACATTTGTGTAACTTGTGTTCTCTCCTGACTGGTTCCCAGTGAAATTATGAGTTGAGAACTGATTGTTAGATTGTCCTGTGGCTTGATATCCATATCCACTTGATCTTGACTGATATGATCCCCTTGGATTGCAATTgtagttttctttcttcttatatTTCTAATCTGCAGGATATCCTATCAATATAACAAGCATCTCTAGTGTGTCCATTTAGATGACAGTAATCACACCTCTTCCCTTTATAACCTTGAGCACTATGACTTGTTTCTGCAAAATTTTTGTTTACCTACATAGCTATGGGATCAGTCTTATCACTAGTTACTGCAATACAAGCCAGCTGCTGAATCTCATCCTCAAATATCATTGCATATGCTTGATTAAGAGTAGGTGTCACTCCTTTCATAAGTATCTGCCTCTTAGCTTGATCATAAGATTCATTCAACCCACTCAAAAATTGTATTAACCTCTGTTGAATTAAGTAATCTGCATAGACTTTGGACTTGGCACAATCACAAGATGGTGCTAGGATCACAACATCATACTCATACGAGAGATTTTTCAGCTTAGTAAAGTATATAGAAACAGAATCagttctttgatgaagattgttGATTTCTTTGTGCAAATGATACAATCGCATTCTGTTAATCTTGTCAAACTTTTCCTTGAGATCTTCCCTTGTCAAACCTTTCCTTGAGATCTTCCCATCCTTCAAATGCACTTGTGGCATACATAATGCCACTCAGCAACTCAACACTTACTGAAATCATCAACCAAGACAACACAACTGCATTAGAAGTCTCCTATTGCTCATGTAGATCTTCTCTATACATATCCTTTCTGCACATGCCAGTCACAAAACCATATTTTCGTTTGCCTAGTAATGCAATATTCATAGATCTACTCCAGATTTCATAATTTTCCGATCCAATCAACTTGATTGGAATCAATGTAGCACCAGTAACATCCGATGCTCCCAGAAACAAAGGATCTGTAGGATCGATCTTAGGTTCCATTACTTTGTTACTCAGAATTCCAACTTcaacttacaaaaaaaaaaacagagaccTACTTTCTCCTTATTGATAGTAGCACATAATCCAAAATAGAATGGAGTATTGATACTTTCTATAGACCTCCATGGATAGTTGCTCTGATTCCATGTTAAACTGATGCATTACAATACTCACACGCACATACGGAAGCCATTGAAGCAgagaatagaagaaagaaaactgataagATATTGTTATTCAAGTGATAAAAATGTACAATGAGAGAGGCATGGTTGCTATTTATAGGCTCACATGTATGTCACATGAGCTTTTAGAATattcctaactaactctaacaacTTGGATAACTAATCTAATCAGCAACCACTAACTTGGTGTcttaaaagattgaaaaaaaggtCCCACATTGGGGGTTAATGAGATGGGTGGTCTCTTTATaaggcttgggcaatcctcctcctcataagctagcttttggggtgtgagttaatcccaagaccaattttaacatggtatcagagcagggcCCATTCTCACCCAATGTTGGGCCCCCGAATTGATATGTCGGGGAGATTGTCCACACCAAGTTGAGGTATGGGCATGAGGTGAGGTgttaaaagattgaaaagaaagtcccacattggtggttaatgatatgggtggtctctttataaggcttggacaatcctcctcctcatgagctagcttttggggtgtgagttaggcccaagaccaattttaacaaaataaacctAAAAAGGATAAATTTGTAACATCTTGATTGATTTAACAAAGTGAGGGCAAACTTCACTAATCATTAATTTAACACACGTGGAACACACGTGTGCCTAtgtggaccttcagtgtgttgatttACTGATGTGCCATGTAgacactaaggttgccaaaaatatgattttatttagtcCATAGGTTAATGAGATCCTTCTAAAGTACGGGTGTATCTCAGCAATTTTGTGTATAGTTCAGGGTGGAAGCAGAacatttttccaaaaaaaattaaaatccgtCGTGAATGGGTCTCAAACCCGAGAACGTGAGGCCCTTTGCGTGAAAGCTTACACCCTTTTTGCCATTGAACCAAGATTTTTGCTTGTGTCAAGGGGGttcaatttaatatatatacacagaGAAAAAAGAAttcatatatgtatgtatatatatatatatatatatatatatatatatgttgtaatttTTCAACGAATGGGGTTCTAATGAACCCCCAAAGTCCATGTAGCTCCACCCCTGGTTGAGATGACGCAATAATCTCAACCATTTAAGTTAATAAAGAACAAAAGATAATCTTGATCGTATAAATTAATTTAGTacaaaattaatatcaatttaaatATATGTACTTAAAGTTAGTTAGTATGGACAAGAATCTCGAGCGTATAAATTAATATGGTACAAAAAAGAATCAATTAAAACATGAACACATTAAGTTAATAAAGTAcagaaaaaatctcaaatatataaacacacacatatatatacagtatgaaaataaaataacttcAAACATCAATACTCTTAATTATATTAAAGGTTGACTGGACGAattaaataatactaaaataaaaataatctaaatCATAAGGGATAGATAAAACATATCTGTCATAATATATAGATCAGTCATGTAGAAggttaattcaagaaaataagaaagcaagaaagaattttttttttatttgaagtgaGTGAGGATAGGGTATATGTGTGAGAATGGCGATGCAGCTCTTCCTAGATTCATAGTACTAAAATCAGTGTGtacatattaattaattattattataataatgttttattatttcatttgtttatttttctattatcttttttatttattcattgactTCTATTTAttgtttatctttatttattattattaattaaataatatataatatatagattttgatttttaaattttaattttttttcccctTCCCCTTATCTGACTTTTAACCGTTCCCTCCCAAAAGTCCTTTTATAAAAGGACTCTCTATTCAGTTAAAAAAAGGCAGAGACTACGTACTTGAACTCTACAATATCATGTAGAAAGAAAACCAGAGAGAAAAATACAGAGAGAAAAACACAGTAAGGAAAAACTACAAaggagaaaacaaagaaaagaaagactaaaaaatcaaacttcaagaTTCCGTTGAAGTTTTCGGTGACAATCTTTTATTTCATCACTCAATTTATTCATTACAGGTTCATATTCAAAcatttatgttatcaattttatggtgaaaaaaacatgaatgaaatattcaaTATGTTCTCTGTGGATGaatacatataataagataatttaTGCTTGATATTTCACACAATGTATTAACTAAATCCATATTTTGCACTGTATATTCACAGCACACTGCATCactgatattttaattttttactgcCATACACACACACCTCCAAAAACACATGCATATACTGTAGCGCGCACAAATACAGTAATAATAATTGATGGAAAATTAGCAAAACAGAGAAGAAAATCAGTGACAAATGAGAAAGCATGAGTCGAGAAAAAGGATAAGTTAGAAAAGTTTGCAAATCGTGGCCGAGGCAGAGGTGGCTTTCGAGGAAGAGGTCGTGGAAGAGGTCAAGGAAGGAGTCGAGATAGAGGAGGATCAAATGAAGAGAAGCATAACAGAACATTTCTATGCAACTACTGTAGAAAACCAGGTCATAAAAAAGCTTATTGCTGGCAAAAGCAAAAGGATGAAAATAGCTAAGCAAGCTTTGCAGAGGAAAATGATGATGGAAGTAAGCTGTTCATGGCCCTTTATTGTGAAAAATACTCCTAAAGATGTTTGATTTTTGGAAAGTGTATGTTCCAACCATATGTCTACAACAAGATATTTGTTTAAGGAGCTCGATGAGTCCAAAAAGTTAGACTTAAGGCTAGGAGACAATAATAAGATTCAGGTTAAAGGCAGATGTACTGTTAGCATCATGACCAGCCAAGGTAATGCTAAAATTTTAGAAGATGTGATGTTGTTTCTAGTCTATCGCATAATTTACTTAgcattggacaattaatgattaacggATACTCGATTTCTTTTGACAATGGTGTTTGcactattaaaaataagaaatctgGGAAAACCATTGCTAAAGTTCCAACGACTAACAATAAAATGTTTCCTTTAGAAGTTTCAATGGTCGAGAAATGTGCGATGGTAGCTAGTGGTGATAATGAAACTAGACTATGGCATTTGTGCTATGGGCATTTAAATGTTAATGGGTTGAAGTTATTGAGTCAAAAGGAAATGGTTTTTGGATTgccaaaatttgagaatcttgATTTTTGGGAAAGTTGTGCTTATGGAAAACAAAGTAAAAAGGTTTTTCCTGTAGGCAAGTCTTGGAGAGCTTCTATTTGTCTTGAGTTAGTTCATGCAGATTTGTGCGGTCCTATGAGTGTTGAGTCCTTAGGGGGGAGTcgataattttttgtttttactgaTGACTATAGTCGTATGAATTGGatatatttcttttaaatctAAAACATTTGGtaatttcaagaaatttaaaTCTTTTGTTAAGAGGCAAAGTGGATGTAGGCTCAAAACTCTTTGGACATATAGAGGTGGTGAGTTTATGTCTAAGGAATTCAGTTCCTTTTGTGAAGAAAATGGAATACATCGGGAGCTTACAGCATCTTATACACCAATGGTGTAGCCGAATGAAAGAACTGCACAATTGTTGAGATGGGCAGAAGCATGATGGAAGGGAGAAGTTCACCGAAATGTTTTTAGGCTGAAGCTATTGCCACTGCAGTCTATTTGCTGAATATTTCACCCACCAAGGCTGTGTATAATCAAACACTGTATGAAGCTTGGAGAGGTAACAAGCCCAAGGTAAGCCACTTACGTGTCTTTGGTTGTATAGCTTATGCATTGGTAAATTCACAAGATCGACGTAAGCTTgatgaaaaatgtgaaaaatgtaTCGTTGTTGGAGTGGCAAAATTACGGTCAATAGAAATGTTGTGTTTAATGAAGATTCAAGATGGAAACTTTAATTCTGAAAATGAAATTTCAAATATTCAATTATTGCCTTCTAATAATATTGTTGATCAAGAGTATGTAGCAGATCCTGGTTTGGCAGGTCCGTCGACTACCTCATCAGTTGCACCACCAACTTCTCCAATATTAGAAGAACCTTCAGCTGAGCCAACTCCATTAAGAAGATCAGCAAGGGATAGAAAATCAAAGCCCAGATATGCTGACAGTACATCTTGTACTTTGCTTTACTTATTTCAGATCCTATTTTCTTTAAAGATGCCGAAGGAGAGGATAAATGGTGCAAAGCTATGGAGGAAGAGCTGTTAGCTATTCAAAAGAATCAGACTTGGGACTTGGTAAATTTGCCCGAAGGAGAGAAGGCAATTGGGCTCAAATGGGTGTTTAGAACCAAATATCAAGCAGATGGCAGTATTCAAAAACACAAGGCAAGGCTTGTTGCAAAAGGTTATTCTCAATAGTAAGGTATTGACTTTGATGAAACTTTTTCTCCTGTTGCCCGCTTTGAAACTGTGAGAACCTTTTTAGCCTTGGCTTCAAAATTAAATTGGTCAGTGTACCAATTTGATGTTAAATTCGCCTTTTTAAATGGTGTTTTGGAAGAGGAATTTTATGTCTCACAACCTGAAGGTTTGTAGTAAATAGTAAAGAAGATAAGGTTTACAGGTTAAAAAAGGCACTTTATGGCTTGAAGCAAGCGTCGCGGGCATGGTACTTCAAAATTGATTCTTATTTCTAGGAGAGTGGCTTTGAAAGGAGTAACAATGAacctactctttatataaaaaGAGGAGGTAAAAATGATTTTCTGGTTGTATATATTTATGTAGACGATATGATATATATGGGTTCAAGTGAGTCTATTGTCAATGAATTTAAAGACTGCAAGAATTTTGATATGTCCAATTTGGGAATGTTGCATTAATTTCTTGGCCTTGAGGTGAAACAGGAAGTTGATAGCATAGTTCTTTCACAAAGAAAGTATGCAACGGATCTTTTGAAAAGGTTCAATATGGTAAATTGTAATGTTGCTGCTACTCCGATGAATATCAATGAGAAGTTGTGTCATGATGATGGTTCTGAAATGGCAAATGCAACTTATTTTAGAAGTCTAGCTGGTGGTTTGAACTACTTGTCTCATACAAGACCAGACATTGCTTTCTCTGTCGGTGTCGTTTCCAGATTTATGCACAATCCAAGCAAGCTTCACCTTGGAGCTGTAAAGAGAATACTTAGATATATCGTTGGGACATTAGATCATGGTATTTGGTATTCTAAGGTAACAAGTTTCACATTAACTGGTTTTACTGATAGTGACTATGCAGGAAACATTGATGACAGAAAGAGCACCTCTGGTTTCTTGTTTAATCTTGGATCTGGAGCAATTTCATGGAGTTCGAAGAAGCAGGAAGTGGTGGCCTTGTCAACTTCAGAGTCTGAGTATATTGCATTAGCTTCTGCAGCTTGTCAAGAAGTTTGGTTAAGGAGACTTGTTGCAGATTTTAATTAGAAACTAGCTGGTGCGACTGAGATTTTTTGTGGCAATAGATCTTCCATTGCGATAACGAAGAAGCCAACTTTCCACAGTAGAACAAAGCACATAGATGTTCCCTATCATTATATTTGAAATCTTGTTTCTAATGGAGAAATTACTTTGAAGTCTTGTGATACAAATGAGCAAGCAGCAGACATCTTCACCAAATCACTTTCGCAAGAAAAGAACGAGTTCTTTAAAGGTCAACTTGGAGTTTGCATTTTTGAATCAAGGGGGAGTGTCGAGAAATGATTCAAAAAGATTCTTGACCAAGTCTTCAGGAAGTTAGTGAGTTGTTAGTTAGTTTCCTATACTCTAGCAAGTTGGATAGTGCTGCAGATTATTAGCTAGTCAATAAATTAGTGGGTTAGTGGACCTAAAGTTTAGAATTTTCAGTTTATTGTGAGCCTATTTATAGGCATGTCTCTTTACTTTCATATGCAATCAGAAATAAAGAAATCACTGCAGTATTTTCTTCTCTTTGCTCTGTTTCTGTCCAGCTATTCATTtagcttctttttttcctttacaaCATATATGCCCCTCTATTACTGTAACTTCAAGTGGATAGTGTACTTATACTCTCGCCATCTACCAAgttaaaattaattctttttaatttcaaACAATAAGACATGGCTTTAAAAATTATCTCACCCATTTTATTTACCTCTAGAGACCCAACCTagctaaaaaaaatcaattagtcTTTTATTCAGACCTGACAATTTCATttattgattgtgtagatggattGGATTTTTTCTGTTGGACAGTGTTTGGAGTGGTAAAATGTGAGGTAATTTTTTTAAAGCCGCATGATATTCTTGGAATTTAAAAAAAGTCAGTTTTAGATTATTTTCTAATTCAGTAAATATATGTCTTTCAACAAAAATTGTAAATATGCCTAATTTGTCAGACAATGGCGtatatatgcataaatttttttaatgaggCATATATGTCACGACCTGAcctgaggccctggccgcgacgggcatcccaaatcacgaaggcccgagagacccctgcCTCTGCCCAACCCAcaagtgatattgtccgctctgggcccaggcccgcaccactttaaaacgcgtcactacGAAGTAAGATTTTCTTACTTGTATACCCAGCATCCTTCCTGGGTTTTTGCTGatatgggactccttcctaagttggggtgttacatacaccccccttatggactcagcgtcctcgcgGAGGTTTTTCTCACtgaatgggatttgcctagacacaagactgaggtttgccccgcctttTCAGGATTttcctacactcagtttgaactctggcccataTCGACAGGGCTGAcatagtgggttggggagttataGGGGTATCTCGGGCCTTTGTGGTTCGGGATACCCAATGCGGACAGAgccccggctcgggtcgtgacaaagtggtatcagagccgctcCTGTGTCAGCCCTGTCGATGTGGGCTAGAGTTCAAACTAAGTGTAGACGTATCCGGGTAACGCAGCataaacctcagtcctgagtgtaggcgAATCCCATTCGgtagggcaaacctcagcgaggacattgagtccataaggggggtgtatgtaacaccccaacttaggatataGAGTCCCACATAGATAAAAAAcaagagggatgctgggtatataagtaagaaagccttactctcCAATTACGCGTTTAAAAGCTAtgcgggcctgggcccagagcggGCAATATCACTAGTTGGTTGGGTAGAgacaggggtctctcgggccttcgtggttcAGGATGCCCGTCGCTGCCAGGGCCTCGAGTTGTTTCATGACAATATATTCTCTCTAAATCACAAAATTGGCGGGTATATTTACCCCTTTTTTCCTATAACAATTGTTAATTATGCATAATTTGTTATTAAATGATACGCTTCTTACATCTACTTATGATTAATCATGGTCCAGGGCCTCGTGTCGGGTCATGACAATATATTCTCTCTAAATCACAAAATTGGCGGGTATATTTACCCCTTTTTTCCAATAACAATTATTAATTATGCATAATTTGTTATTAAATGATATGCTTCTTACATCGACTTATGATTAATCATGGTAAAATATCGCGCTGCGTCTACTACTCTCTTCAGTGGGATCAGAAAACATGCACAGactatattttttcttcaacaacTTAATAATATGTTCGATAAAGAACATTTAACTCAGTGTTTAGTCTATATTAGAATGTATGCTATGCTTGAGGACATTCCTATGTGTTGTAGTTTTCCATATAAGCCAAGTTTTACCAGCCATAAATCACGACAGATCAGTACACGCCTTACTCGAAAGGTCATTTATTGTCTGGTCAACAAAATAATCTAGTGTGAACACTATACATAGAG is part of the Capsicum annuum cultivar UCD-10X-F1 unplaced genomic scaffold, UCD10Xv1.1 ctg3512, whole genome shotgun sequence genome and encodes:
- the LOC107876921 gene encoding secreted RxLR effector protein 161-like, which encodes MVNCNVAATPMNINEKLCHDDGSEMANATYFRSLAGGLNYLSHTRPDIAFSVGVVSRFMHNPSKLHLGAVKRILRYIVGTLDHGIWYSKVTSFTLTGFTDSDYAGNIDDRKSTSGFLFNLGSGAISWSSKKQEVVALSTSESEYIALASAACQEVWLRRLVADFN